GGTATCATCGAAAATATTATTATTGGACAACCAATACCTCTTGGTACCGGTTCTGTCGGTGTCAAAATGGATTATAAAAATGAATAGGAGGCTAGATGATGGACGTAGATAGAGGAATCAGGGTTGCTGTTGACACTGGTGATGTAACATTAGGCTCTGAAAAATCAATTCAATCTTTAAAATTAGGAAAAGGACAACTTGCAGTTGTTGCTGGAAACGCTCCTAAAGAAATTCTTGAAGATGTTGAATATTATGCAAATCTCTCTGAAATTCCATTCATTGTATATGATGGAAGTAGTGTAGATTTGGGTTCTGTTTGTGGTAAACCATTTACTGTTGCTACATTAATCGTAAACGATCCAGGAGATTCTACAATATTAGACGATTTGAGGTAGATTTAAGTGTCTATTAAATTTAGTGCAAATGAAATCAGATTCATAGCTCTTTTCGAAAATATGACTGGAGCAATGGTAAAAGATTGCATTATCGATGATGAACAAGGAAAAGTCACTTTTGTTGTTAAAAACGGTGACATGGGACTTGCTATAGGTAAAGGCGGAAGTTCCGTTTCAAAAGTTCAAAGAGCAGTTGATAAAGGTATTGAAATTGTAGAGTTAGATGAAGACCCAATACAATTTATTAAGAATTGTTTATCTCCTGCAAAGCTACAATCTGTTAAAATTAGTCAAAAACAATCAGGCGAAAAAATAGCTATTGTTACAGCAGATAATACCAACAAACGTATTGCTATCGGTAAAAATGGAATCAATATTGAAAGAGCTAAATTATTAGTAAATAGACAGCATAATATTGATAATATTATTTTAAAATAGCTTCATGCTATTTTAATCATTTTTTTTTATTTTTTTTTTAAAATTTATATACTTTTTTTTAATATAATTATTATTACAAATATTTTTTGTAGATAATTTTGGTGGATTTTTATTGAATTTTAATTTTAATGGTATAGACTGGAAATCTCAAACTTTTTTAATAGTTCTTTTAGCGGCTTTAAACCAGTTATCCACCAGTATCGTCACCAATGTTGTTACTGTAGTTTTGCCTCAAATTTCTTCCGATTTTGGAATCACTGTTTCAACATTAAACTAGATTACTATAATATTTTTCATGGCTTCAATTTCAATCAGTATCCCTCTCAGTAAGATTATAAGTCAGAAAGGGGTTAAGAAATTTACAGGAGTTGCCACTGTTGGACTGATAATTGGTCTTTTGATATCCACCTTTGCAGTCCATACTAACATGTTTCTGTTATCAAGGATTATTCAGGGGTGCAGCTGTACGATTCTCTATTTCAGTGTATACATGATGATTGTTTTGGAAATGCCTGAAGAAAAAACCGGAAGGGCGTTGGGAATTGTCGGATCATCAGGATATATTGGTATGACAATTGCACCGTCAATTGCAGGTTTTATTTCCTATTATCACTCCTGGAGAGGGGCGTTTGTGTTCATCGTTCCGCTTCTGATTTTCCAATTGTTTTTAATTCACAGGATTGAAGGTGAATGGATGCGGAAAAAAGGCCTATCGATGCTGTAGGTTCACTTCTTTATGTGGGAGTAATCATATTTTTAGTCTATGGACTTTCAACTATAGTACAGAGTGGAGCAATTTATCTGGTCGTATTTGGAGTTGTACTGATTGCATATGTTCTATATGAGCGCAACAGACAATACCCTATATATAATCTGAAACTTTTAAGAAGTTTTAAATATGTAATTGGTAACTACTCTTCAATGGTGGGATATTTTGTCACTTTCATTGCTGCCTATATTTTAAGCCTGCACCTGCAGCTTGTAATGGGTGTTGATTCAAGAACTACCGGATTGTTGCTGTTGATTACGCCTATCTTAATGGTTTTCGTATCTCCTTTTGCAGGTAAATTGGCTGACAAGCATGATCCTCGTGTAATTTCTGCAATTGCAATGATTGTAATCAACATTTCAATGGTCATTTTTTTATTCCTGAAGGACCTTCCTCTATACTGGATTGTTATAGGCATTGCACTTCAGGGTATCGGTCATGGGCTCTTTTCATCACCTAACAATCGTTTTGTTCTGACTTCAGTAGGTGTTGAGGACTTGCCTGATGCATCTTCATTTCTAGCATCAATCAAGGAAATCGGAAAACTTCTGTGTACTTCAATATTTAATGTCATCTGTGTAATGTATGTTGGAAATATGGAAGTCCACAATAATATTTCCGGCTTGGTACAGTCATCTAGAATGATGATGATTTTGTGTGTGGCCCTGTCCCTGTCTGCTATAGTGTTATTGTTTGCAAGCAGATTATTCTTCGAAAGGGATGAAAATCTTGAAGTCCTTAAACTTATCCGAAGATATCTTCCTAAAAGGATTGTTAAATGGTATGAGGAGGCATAATTATGTTAACTATTTTTTTCCATTTCAACATTTTTTTTCATTTTCCCACTGAAAACAAATACCTTTATAAAGGGGTAAGTATATAAATTATCATAAGATATCTGTACTTTTTATAACATGACTATGTGTGCTTTTTGTCAATGTTTTGAATTTTATTTCAAGATATCTTCTTTTAGATAATGTAAAATTATCTATTATTAATTATACTGATTTATATCTTTGAATTTAGATTGTACTATAGATTATAGTATAAATCGCAGCGGTGGATTCATTGATATGCGTTTTTAACAAAAAATTCGAGGAAAAAAATATGCCAGGACTTTTTGCTGCAAAAAAACTTAAAAAGAATAGACAAAATTTTAAGTGGAAAGATGTAGATTACAAAAGAAGAGCTTTAAGATTAGATGTTAAAGCAGATCCTTTAGAAGGAGCTCCTCAAGCAAGAGGTATTGTAATCGAAAAAGTAGGGATAGAAGCAAAACAACCTAACTCTGCTATTCGTAAATGTGTACGTGTTCAATTAATCAAAAACGGTAAACAATTAACTGCTTTCGCACCAGGTGACGGAGCTATTGGATTTATCGATGAACACGATGAAGTAATGATTGAAGGAATCGGTGGACCATCCGGAAGATCCATGGGTGATATTCCTGGAGTCCGTTGGAAAGTTTCCAAAGTAAATAACGTAGCTTTATCAGAAATGGTAAGTGGAAAAATAGAAAAACCTGTAAGATAAGGAGTTATATTTATGAGTAAATTATTCAA
This uncultured Methanobrevibacter sp. DNA region includes the following protein-coding sequences:
- a CDS encoding 50S ribosomal protein L30e: MMDVDRGIRVAVDTGDVTLGSEKSIQSLKLGKGQLAVVAGNAPKEILEDVEYYANLSEIPFIVYDGSSVDLGSVCGKPFTVATLIVNDPGDSTILDDLR
- a CDS encoding NusA-like transcription termination signal-binding factor encodes the protein MSIKFSANEIRFIALFENMTGAMVKDCIIDDEQGKVTFVVKNGDMGLAIGKGGSSVSKVQRAVDKGIEIVELDEDPIQFIKNCLSPAKLQSVKISQKQSGEKIAIVTADNTNKRIAIGKNGINIERAKLLVNRQHNIDNIILK
- a CDS encoding MFS transporter codes for the protein MASISISIPLSKIISQKGVKKFTGVATVGLIIGLLISTFAVHTNMFLLSRIIQGCSCTILYFSVYMMIVLEMPEEKTGRALGIVGSSGYIGMTIAPSIAGFISYYHSWRGAFVFIVPLLIFQLFLIHRIEGEWMRKKGLSML
- a CDS encoding MFS transporter, whose product is MDAEKRPIDAVGSLLYVGVIIFLVYGLSTIVQSGAIYLVVFGVVLIAYVLYERNRQYPIYNLKLLRSFKYVIGNYSSMVGYFVTFIAAYILSLHLQLVMGVDSRTTGLLLLITPILMVFVSPFAGKLADKHDPRVISAIAMIVINISMVIFLFLKDLPLYWIVIGIALQGIGHGLFSSPNNRFVLTSVGVEDLPDASSFLASIKEIGKLLCTSIFNVICVMYVGNMEVHNNISGLVQSSRMMMILCVALSLSAIVLLFASRLFFERDENLEVLKLIRRYLPKRIVKWYEEA
- a CDS encoding 30S ribosomal protein S12, encoding MPGLFAAKKLKKNRQNFKWKDVDYKRRALRLDVKADPLEGAPQARGIVIEKVGIEAKQPNSAIRKCVRVQLIKNGKQLTAFAPGDGAIGFIDEHDEVMIEGIGGPSGRSMGDIPGVRWKVSKVNNVALSEMVSGKIEKPVR